A part of Dehalococcoidia bacterium genomic DNA contains:
- the modA gene encoding molybdate ABC transporter substrate-binding protein, giving the protein MAVIKKTSFILSLLTALMISAVALTGCSSTSNTETEPVTINLAAAASLTDVMEEVNALYMQQNPHVTIVPSYASSGTLQQQIEQGAPVDIFMSAGASQMNTLQNKQLIVNDSRRDLLNNTIVLVVPDESTLGIHSFDDLLGDGVSTIAIGDPEFVPAGRYGKQALEFYDMYSQVQSKLVLCSDVRQVLTYVESGNVDVGIVYATDAMISDTVHVVAKGPDEVNSTIVYPVALIKDCENPDAAEEFEDFLFSDEAGEIFEEYGFTLVGN; this is encoded by the coding sequence ATGGCTGTTATTAAAAAAACAAGCTTCATCCTGTCCTTATTGACAGCGTTGATGATATCAGCAGTAGCTTTAACGGGATGTTCGAGCACATCAAATACGGAGACCGAGCCGGTTACAATCAACCTGGCTGCAGCCGCCAGCCTTACCGATGTTATGGAAGAGGTTAATGCACTGTATATGCAACAAAATCCGCACGTGACAATCGTGCCCAGTTATGCCTCGTCCGGGACACTGCAGCAACAGATTGAGCAAGGAGCCCCTGTCGATATATTTATGTCGGCGGGCGCTTCTCAGATGAATACACTACAGAATAAGCAATTGATCGTCAATGATTCGCGCAGAGACCTTTTGAACAATACGATTGTCCTGGTCGTTCCCGATGAAAGCACGCTCGGCATCCACAGCTTCGATGATTTGCTCGGAGATGGCGTGAGTACAATAGCCATCGGTGATCCGGAGTTCGTGCCGGCGGGCAGATACGGCAAGCAGGCCCTGGAGTTCTACGATATGTATTCGCAAGTGCAGTCGAAGCTTGTTCTCTGTTCCGATGTGCGCCAGGTACTGACCTATGTGGAGAGCGGCAATGTCGATGTGGGCATAGTCTATGCGACGGATGCCATGATATCTGATACGGTCCATGTGGTCGCCAAGGGCCCCGATGAAGTGAACTCAACCATCGTTTACCCTGTGGCTCTCATTAAGGATTGTGAGAACCCCGACGCCGCCGAGGAATTCGAGGACTTCTTGTTCAGCGACGAGGCGGGAGAGATTTTTGAGGAGTATGGCTTCACACTGGTCGGAAATTAA
- the modB gene encoding molybdate ABC transporter permease subunit gives MNEYLTPLCVSLKTVSTTMVVTVILGILAARWMARYHGRLKPLIDGIFILPLVLPPTVVGLVLLLTFGKNGPMGQLFSLLDTTVVFSWPATVISATVVSFPLMYMTARSAFELVDRDIEDVARTLGAGKWHVFRTVTLPLARPGIIAGAVLCFARSLGEFGATLMLAGNIPGKTTTLPVAIYFEIQAGHMDQALYLTAIVIFISFTSLVCLAYLRTPRRKTKTVPEIV, from the coding sequence GTGAATGAATATCTAACGCCGCTGTGTGTATCTCTGAAGACGGTGTCCACCACGATGGTGGTTACCGTTATCCTAGGTATCCTGGCGGCGCGCTGGATGGCAAGATATCACGGTAGGCTGAAACCATTGATAGACGGCATCTTCATCCTTCCTCTGGTATTGCCGCCGACGGTGGTTGGGCTGGTTCTGTTGCTGACGTTCGGCAAGAACGGTCCCATGGGGCAACTGTTTTCTCTCCTCGATACGACCGTGGTCTTTTCATGGCCGGCTACCGTGATATCCGCCACGGTGGTGTCCTTCCCGCTGATGTACATGACGGCCAGGTCCGCTTTTGAACTGGTGGATCGTGATATTGAAGACGTCGCCCGCACCCTGGGCGCTGGCAAATGGCATGTCTTCCGCACGGTCACATTACCCCTGGCGCGACCGGGAATAATCGCAGGGGCAGTTCTGTGTTTCGCCCGGTCGCTCGGTGAGTTCGGCGCCACCCTGATGCTTGCCGGCAATATTCCCGGTAAGACGACGACGCTGCCCGTAGCTATTTACTTTGAAATCCAGGCCGGCCATATGGATCAAGCCCTGTATTTAACGGCTATAGTGATCTTCATAAGTTTTACCTCGCTTGTTTGCCTGGCTTACCTGAGGACACCGAGGCGAAAAACGAAAACTGTTCCGGAGATAGTTTAA
- a CDS encoding ATP-binding cassette domain-containing protein, with translation MLEVKIKRALPGFSLDVGFSVDGDILGILGPSGSGKTMTLKCIAGLIQPDEGLIKLNNRVLFDSSKSLNLSPQVRKVGLVLQNYGLFPHLTASKNIAYGIRNSTRSEINDRVSVLIEKMGLNGLEHRYPRQLSAGQQQRVAIARALAPGPEVLLMDEPFSALDSVTKEQMELELLGIRDFYKGSIILVTHNLAEAYRLSSRLAIYESGRIAQCDHKEKIICSPASRKVAKMLKIRNYLDGFVSDISDSSVWVTIPELNTRLMVSANGRNRLAANQRVTIGVFPDYVRIEEGPGQNALLSSLDYMNNSVSTVNYRFSLKTVSGRGVSIETVLPKSEARFLLPGQECYLYLPPDHVAVIDS, from the coding sequence TTGCTAGAAGTTAAAATAAAGAGGGCACTGCCAGGCTTCAGCCTGGACGTCGGTTTTTCCGTTGACGGAGATATACTCGGCATATTGGGGCCGTCCGGATCGGGAAAAACAATGACGTTGAAGTGCATTGCGGGGCTTATCCAACCGGATGAGGGTTTAATAAAACTAAATAACAGAGTTCTGTTCGATTCGTCAAAAAGTTTAAATTTGTCGCCGCAAGTTCGGAAGGTGGGTTTGGTATTGCAGAACTACGGTTTGTTCCCGCATCTTACAGCCTCCAAGAACATCGCCTACGGGATTAGAAATAGCACTCGTTCGGAAATAAACGATAGAGTCAGTGTATTGATAGAGAAAATGGGGTTGAACGGTCTCGAACATCGTTATCCAAGGCAGTTGTCCGCGGGTCAGCAGCAGCGTGTGGCTATAGCGCGCGCCCTGGCCCCCGGGCCCGAGGTGCTGCTTATGGATGAGCCGTTCTCCGCCTTGGATTCCGTAACGAAGGAACAAATGGAACTCGAGCTCCTGGGAATACGGGATTTCTACAAGGGCAGCATCATCTTGGTGACGCACAATCTCGCTGAGGCCTATCGTTTAAGCTCTAGGCTGGCGATATATGAATCGGGCAGGATAGCCCAGTGCGACCACAAGGAAAAAATCATCTGCAGCCCGGCAAGCCGCAAGGTGGCTAAGATGCTGAAGATAAGAAATTATCTGGATGGTTTCGTCAGCGACATAAGTGATTCCAGCGTATGGGTCACGATTCCTGAACTGAATACCAGGCTGATGGTATCAGCCAATGGACGTAATCGTCTAGCAGCGAACCAGCGAGTCACCATCGGCGTATTCCCGGACTATGTCCGCATTGAGGAAGGACCCGGACAAAATGCGCTGCTGAGCTCGCTTGACTATATGAACAATTCGGTCTCCACCGTCAACTACCGCTTCAGTTTGAAAACGGTTTCCGGCAGGGGTGTTTCTATCGAGACCGTGCTGCCGAAGTCGGAGGCACGATTCCTTTTGCCCGGACAGGAGTGCTATCTATATCTGCCGCCGGATCATGTCGCCGTCATAGACAGTTGA
- a CDS encoding substrate-binding domain-containing protein, with amino-acid sequence MKRFAIYILTVVLIASVAVTCFACSSSTDTEDQSGQLLPKQERFRVATTTSLYDTGLWSLLEPLFEEEYNVEMDVLYAGTGIAIAYGQNGDVDALTVHDKSRELTFVADGYGVERVPFAYNYFLIVGPEDDPAGIAGMSPEEAFATLAESQSASFVSRGDNSGTHSKEKAIWASAGYTYSDIQGSGSWYIEAGIGMGPTLAMASEEQAYTLSDMGTYLAYKGDIELVPIVDSGSILLNVYSVIACTEATSPTMAQNLVDFLTSDEIQQKIGEYGTDEYGDSLFTPCAGNEPSN; translated from the coding sequence ATGAAAAGGTTTGCCATATATATACTCACAGTAGTGTTGATCGCGAGCGTAGCGGTGACCTGCTTCGCTTGCTCCAGCTCCACCGACACCGAAGATCAGAGCGGACAATTGCTGCCCAAGCAGGAAAGGTTCCGAGTGGCTACTACTACAAGCCTGTACGACACCGGCCTCTGGAGCCTGTTGGAGCCGCTGTTTGAAGAAGAATACAACGTAGAGATGGATGTTCTATACGCCGGCACCGGCATAGCTATTGCGTACGGGCAGAACGGCGACGTTGACGCCCTGACCGTGCACGATAAGTCCAGAGAACTGACGTTCGTCGCGGACGGCTACGGTGTCGAGCGCGTCCCGTTCGCTTACAACTACTTCCTTATCGTAGGGCCGGAGGACGACCCTGCGGGCATAGCCGGCATGTCGCCCGAGGAGGCATTTGCCACACTGGCCGAGTCACAGAGCGCCTCCTTTGTTTCCCGTGGCGATAACTCGGGCACGCATTCCAAGGAGAAGGCCATCTGGGCCTCCGCCGGATACACGTACAGCGACATTCAGGGCTCCGGATCCTGGTACATTGAGGCCGGGATCGGTATGGGCCCTACGCTTGCAATGGCCAGCGAGGAACAGGCCTATACTCTAAGCGATATGGGAACATACCTGGCTTACAAGGGCGATATCGAGCTGGTTCCGATAGTGGATAGCGGCAGCATCTTACTGAATGTCTACTCGGTTATCGCATGCACGGAAGCGACAAGCCCCACAATGGCGCAGAACCTGGTAGACTTCTTAACATCGGATGAGATTCAGCAGAAGATCGGCGAATACGGCACCGACGAATACGGCGACAGCCTGTTCACGCCGTGCGCCGGCAACGAGCCTAGCAACTAA
- a CDS encoding ABC transporter permease has protein sequence MDSIWNQLVSLGSETWSAAGRSLWFAATSCVISVLICFPLGSLIHFRTFRGKGLLVSVLQSLYCMPTVLVGLIIFSLLSRAGPLGDLGWLFSPKAIIFGQALLISPIMMGLVISAYSGVDKSVTETATSLGASSIQMVIVAVREAKYAMLTMVIIGFSRAISELGISMMVGGNINFYTRTLTTAISLETQKGEIEKAWAMGILLLLIALVINITIYSLQKSGRLKRWGVFRLLLDRIRAWGG, from the coding sequence TTGGATAGTATCTGGAACCAGTTAGTCTCTTTAGGCTCTGAGACATGGAGCGCAGCCGGGAGGTCGCTGTGGTTCGCAGCGACCTCCTGTGTCATCTCCGTTCTCATCTGCTTTCCTCTCGGAAGCCTTATCCATTTTCGAACATTCCGCGGCAAAGGTTTACTGGTAAGCGTACTGCAATCCCTGTACTGTATGCCGACCGTTCTCGTCGGCCTCATTATTTTTTCTCTGCTGTCGCGCGCCGGCCCACTCGGCGATCTCGGATGGCTCTTCAGCCCCAAGGCTATCATCTTCGGACAGGCTTTGCTCATATCTCCTATTATGATGGGCCTCGTAATCTCCGCGTACAGCGGCGTCGATAAATCGGTAACTGAGACAGCGACTTCTTTAGGCGCCTCAAGCATACAGATGGTCATAGTGGCGGTAAGAGAGGCAAAGTACGCCATGCTGACAATGGTAATAATAGGATTCAGTCGCGCTATATCCGAGTTGGGGATATCGATGATGGTGGGCGGAAACATTAATTTCTATACCAGAACCCTTACCACCGCTATCTCATTGGAAACACAGAAGGGTGAGATTGAAAAAGCCTGGGCTATGGGGATACTTCTGCTTCTGATCGCGCTCGTTATAAATATCACAATATATTCCTTGCAGAAAAGCGGGAGATTAAAGCGCTGGGGCGTATTCCGATTGCTTTTGGATAGAATCAGGGCCTGGGGAGGCTGA
- a CDS encoding ABC transporter ATP-binding protein, with product MTFLQISDLCKTYNERSILRGVNLSIDKGYAYAVIGPTGAGKTTLIRLIDLLDTPSSGRILFDGVDVTRSGKSRNSTRRRMALVQQKPIVFKMNVFGNIACGLKWRREQKHAIRSKVDEVLGLVGMGDYRDRDARTLSGGEMQRVAIARALVIEPELLLLDEPTANLDPVSVSKIEDVLAHIIKKRKTTVLMSTHDMPQGQRLADKIAVLINGELLQVGSPNEIFCQPADRKVAEFVGVENILPGTVAGKENELAIINVNGEDIQAITDLAYGENVFVMIRPEDITFTRTRDASSARNVFEGRINKIVPLGPLTRIELDCGMPLLGVVTTRSASEMELTMGSKLFASFKATAIHVIKRA from the coding sequence ATGACTTTTCTGCAAATCTCAGACCTATGTAAAACATATAATGAGCGCAGCATCCTGAGAGGCGTCAACCTGTCCATCGATAAGGGGTACGCCTACGCCGTTATCGGCCCGACCGGCGCCGGCAAGACCACGCTTATCAGGCTCATCGATCTGCTCGACACACCGTCGTCCGGCCGGATATTGTTCGACGGCGTCGATGTAACCCGTTCCGGTAAGTCCAGAAACAGCACACGCCGCAGGATGGCGCTGGTTCAGCAGAAGCCTATCGTTTTCAAAATGAACGTTTTCGGCAACATAGCCTGCGGTCTGAAGTGGAGGCGCGAACAAAAACACGCCATCCGAAGTAAAGTCGATGAGGTGCTGGGATTGGTCGGCATGGGAGACTATAGGGACAGGGACGCAAGGACGCTTTCAGGCGGCGAGATGCAGCGCGTGGCTATAGCACGGGCCCTTGTAATCGAGCCGGAGCTTCTCCTTCTGGATGAACCGACCGCCAACCTGGACCCTGTTTCGGTATCCAAGATCGAGGACGTATTGGCGCATATAATCAAGAAACGAAAGACCACCGTCCTGATGTCGACCCACGATATGCCGCAGGGACAGCGTCTGGCGGATAAGATCGCCGTGCTCATAAACGGCGAATTGCTGCAGGTCGGCAGCCCGAACGAGATATTTTGCCAGCCCGCCGACAGGAAGGTGGCCGAATTCGTAGGCGTCGAGAACATACTGCCAGGCACAGTCGCCGGAAAAGAAAACGAACTGGCGATTATCAACGTAAACGGAGAGGATATCCAGGCGATTACCGATTTGGCCTACGGTGAAAACGTCTTTGTTATGATACGTCCCGAGGATATTACTTTCACACGAACCAGGGATGCCTCCAGTGCGAGGAACGTCTTCGAAGGCAGGATCAACAAAATCGTGCCGCTCGGCCCGCTGACACGGATTGAGCTCGACTGCGGTATGCCGCTGCTGGGAGTCGTTACCACAAGGTCGGCAAGCGAGATGGAACTGACAATGGGTTCCAAGCTGTTCGCCAGCTTCAAGGCCACAGCCATCCACGTGATCAAGCGCGCGTAA
- a CDS encoding TOBE domain-containing protein, whose amino-acid sequence MKISARNVLKGKVKQVKTGAVNSEVIVKTANGDEIVSIITNESAKNLKLAKGKAVYAVIKASNVMIMTD is encoded by the coding sequence ATGAAGATCAGCGCGCGCAACGTATTAAAGGGAAAAGTGAAACAGGTTAAGACGGGAGCGGTCAATTCCGAGGTTATTGTGAAGACGGCTAACGGCGACGAGATTGTATCTATAATAACCAACGAGTCGGCAAAGAACCTCAAGCTGGCCAAGGGCAAGGCGGTCTACGCCGTGATCAAGGCTTCAAACGTAATGATCATGACCGACTAG
- a CDS encoding secondary thiamine-phosphate synthase enzyme YjbQ, with protein sequence MVVTERISIRTKGEFDVVDITSDVERIVSQAGVESGTVTVFISGSTAGVTTIEYEPGVVSDFKGMWERIVPRDMQYKHDERWGDGNGYSHVRASTLGPSLVVPFSNRALLLGTWQQIIVVDFDNRPRSREIILQIVGE encoded by the coding sequence GTGGTCGTAACAGAGAGAATATCGATACGTACGAAAGGCGAGTTCGACGTCGTCGATATCACGTCCGATGTCGAACGCATCGTTTCTCAAGCTGGCGTCGAATCCGGCACAGTGACTGTTTTCATCAGCGGCTCGACGGCGGGGGTGACCACCATCGAGTATGAGCCGGGGGTGGTGAGCGATTTCAAGGGGATGTGGGAGCGCATCGTTCCTCGTGATATGCAATATAAACACGACGAGCGCTGGGGCGACGGCAACGGCTACTCGCACGTAAGGGCGTCGACATTGGGGCCGTCGCTCGTCGTTCCTTTCTCCAACAGGGCGCTGCTGCTCGGCACGTGGCAGCAGATAATCGTAGTCGATTTCGATAACCGCCCGCGCTCGCGGGAGATCATCCTGCAAATCGTGGGTGAATAG
- a CDS encoding dihydroorotate dehydrogenase electron transfer subunit produces MKPVDAVVKSNAEVMPNIYLLWAKAPSVAKAAQPGQFVMVRASGTNDRILRRPLGVHRMNDKGEIALLYEVVGAGTEWLAQRKKGEHIDILGPMGRGFSVDSKRLLLVAGGVGIAPLIFLAERSVSDGRQVTLLFGAKTAKQVYPKKLIPAGVDFIPVTQDGLIEKKGMVTDVLSELIDDTDQVFACGPADMYKAMSQMKILKGRRIQVSMEARMGCGFGLCNGCSIKTRHGMKRVCDEGPVFELDELLF; encoded by the coding sequence ATGAAACCCGTCGATGCGGTAGTTAAATCGAACGCCGAGGTCATGCCTAACATATACCTGCTTTGGGCTAAAGCCCCCTCGGTCGCAAAGGCGGCTCAGCCCGGTCAGTTCGTCATGGTACGCGCCAGCGGGACGAACGACAGGATATTACGGCGTCCTCTCGGCGTCCACCGCATGAACGATAAGGGCGAGATCGCGCTGTTGTACGAGGTGGTCGGTGCGGGCACGGAGTGGCTGGCGCAGCGCAAGAAGGGCGAACACATCGATATCCTGGGCCCGATGGGGCGCGGTTTCTCTGTCGACTCGAAGCGCCTGCTGCTGGTGGCGGGCGGGGTCGGCATAGCTCCGCTTATATTCCTCGCTGAGCGCTCCGTATCCGATGGTCGACAAGTGACGCTCCTGTTCGGCGCAAAGACCGCGAAGCAGGTCTATCCGAAAAAGCTTATCCCAGCGGGTGTCGATTTCATCCCCGTGACTCAGGACGGCCTGATCGAGAAGAAGGGCATGGTCACCGATGTGTTGAGCGAATTGATCGATGATACGGATCAGGTATTCGCCTGCGGTCCGGCGGACATGTATAAGGCCATGTCGCAGATGAAAATCCTTAAAGGCAGGCGCATTCAGGTGTCCATGGAGGCCAGGATGGGGTGTGGATTCGGCTTGTGCAACGGCTGCTCGATAAAGACCAGGCACGGCATGAAGCGCGTGTGCGATGAGGGGCCTGTGTTCGAGTTGGATGAGCTGCTTTTTTAA
- the carB gene encoding carbamoyl-phosphate synthase large subunit produces the protein MANVNKVLVIGSGPIIIGQAAEFDYAGTQACKALREEGVISILVNSNPATIMTDEGIADIVYIEPITVEVIERIIAKERPDGLLPTLGGQTGLNMAVDLANAGILDKYNVRSLGTPIDTIRKAEDRELFKEMLEEIGEPVPESIIAESLKEATEAVERIGLPVVIRPAFTLGGSGGGHASTMEKFKAIAANGLAVSPVHQVLIEKSLVGWKEIEYEMMRDGNDNCITVCNMENIDPMGVHTGDSIVVAPTQTLTDREHQMFRTASIKIIKALGVEGGCNIQFAMAPHKMVAKHWPPGGSSKEVIEKLDSGLPPYYVIEVNPRVSRSSALASKATGYPIARVSAKIAVGRTLDEIPNRVTGKTMAAFEPALDYCVVKIPRWPFDKFAAGDRKIGTQMKATGEVMAIERTFEAALQKAVRSLEVGGKSLLWEPPDWGKGDDMLWPGDLRLWAMMASLRKGMTPDELSIKTAIDPWFTNKFANIIRMEKRLLSEPLTPTIMREAKRAGFSDVQIGTLADRLPEQIRDQRHEWKITPVYKMVDTCAAEFDAETAYFYSTYEQENEAEPIKGDKAVVIGSGPIRIGQGIEFDYSSVHAAWALQDSKYSSIIINSNPETVSTDSDTSTRLYFEALDEESVRDILENETVDGKAPPTIVQFGGQTAINLAEPLHRAGMPIIGSSAEAIDQAENRHNFEDLMARLGIPQPPGGTATTVEGALNVAKAVGYPVLVRPSYVLGGRAMEIVHNATELIHYMNRAIEVDPKRPVLIDKYFEGKECEVDAIGDGERVLIPGIMEHIERAGVHSGDSMAVYPGLNLSQEEVDTVVRYTTEICLAIKVRGMVNIQFVIMRKEDGTSTVYVLEANMRASRTVPFISKVTGVPIVKVGTRVMLGQSLKEQGYEGGLWPTQKLFAVKAPVFSMSKLGGVDGYLGPEMKSTGEVMGVDYAFPAALAKALMAADLMLPPEKAVLVSISDEDKPEALPIIKDLHKLGFKLYATEGTAALLKAVGIPVTFISKKLSEGYPNIVDIIRDGTLRGIVNTDSGERGPKSDGFEIRRTAIEKRIPCYTSLDTIRAVVNAIQNGEQTFSVQRMRDYLKREAVK, from the coding sequence ATGGCGAACGTAAATAAGGTGCTGGTCATCGGTTCGGGGCCCATCATCATCGGGCAAGCGGCGGAGTTCGATTACGCCGGCACGCAGGCGTGCAAGGCGCTGCGCGAGGAGGGCGTGATATCGATCCTGGTGAACTCCAACCCGGCCACGATCATGACTGACGAGGGCATCGCGGATATCGTTTATATCGAGCCGATAACCGTGGAGGTCATCGAGCGCATCATAGCCAAGGAGCGCCCCGACGGCCTGCTGCCGACGCTGGGCGGGCAGACCGGCCTCAACATGGCGGTCGATCTGGCCAACGCCGGCATCCTGGATAAATATAACGTTCGCTCACTCGGCACGCCCATCGATACCATACGCAAAGCCGAGGACCGCGAACTGTTCAAGGAAATGCTGGAGGAGATCGGCGAACCCGTTCCCGAGAGCATCATCGCCGAGAGCTTGAAAGAGGCGACGGAGGCGGTGGAGAGGATAGGCCTGCCGGTGGTGATACGCCCCGCGTTCACGCTTGGCGGCAGCGGCGGCGGACACGCCTCGACGATGGAGAAATTCAAGGCGATCGCGGCCAACGGGCTGGCGGTGAGCCCGGTGCACCAGGTGCTCATCGAGAAGAGCCTGGTGGGATGGAAAGAGATCGAATACGAGATGATGCGGGACGGGAACGACAACTGCATCACCGTCTGCAACATGGAGAATATCGACCCGATGGGCGTGCATACGGGCGACAGCATCGTCGTCGCGCCGACGCAGACCCTGACCGACAGGGAGCACCAGATGTTCCGCACGGCGAGCATCAAGATAATCAAGGCGCTGGGCGTCGAGGGCGGGTGCAACATCCAGTTCGCCATGGCTCCGCACAAGATGGTGGCGAAGCACTGGCCTCCGGGCGGCAGCAGCAAAGAAGTTATCGAAAAGCTGGACAGCGGCCTGCCCCCGTACTATGTCATCGAGGTCAACCCGCGCGTCAGCCGCAGCTCGGCGCTGGCATCCAAGGCCACGGGATATCCCATCGCCCGCGTCTCCGCCAAGATCGCGGTGGGCAGGACGCTGGACGAGATACCGAACCGGGTCACCGGAAAAACGATGGCGGCGTTCGAGCCGGCGCTGGACTACTGCGTGGTCAAGATACCGCGCTGGCCCTTCGACAAGTTCGCCGCCGGCGACCGCAAGATAGGCACCCAGATGAAGGCCACGGGAGAGGTCATGGCCATCGAGCGCACCTTCGAGGCCGCGCTGCAGAAGGCGGTGAGATCGCTCGAGGTGGGCGGGAAGTCGCTGCTCTGGGAACCTCCCGACTGGGGCAAGGGCGACGATATGCTCTGGCCCGGCGACCTGCGCCTGTGGGCCATGATGGCCTCTCTGCGCAAGGGCATGACCCCCGATGAACTTTCGATCAAGACGGCCATCGACCCGTGGTTCACCAATAAATTCGCGAACATCATCCGCATGGAGAAACGTCTCCTCTCGGAGCCGCTCACGCCGACCATAATGCGCGAGGCCAAGCGCGCGGGCTTCTCGGACGTTCAGATCGGCACGCTGGCCGACAGGCTGCCGGAGCAGATAAGGGACCAGCGCCATGAATGGAAGATAACACCCGTGTACAAAATGGTCGATACATGCGCCGCCGAGTTCGATGCCGAGACCGCCTATTTCTACAGCACGTATGAGCAGGAGAACGAGGCCGAGCCGATAAAGGGCGACAAGGCCGTGGTCATCGGCTCCGGGCCGATACGCATCGGTCAGGGTATAGAGTTCGACTACAGCAGCGTGCACGCGGCATGGGCCCTGCAGGATTCTAAATACAGCAGCATCATCATCAATTCCAATCCGGAGACCGTCTCCACCGACTCCGACACCTCGACGCGTCTCTACTTCGAAGCGCTGGATGAGGAGAGCGTCAGGGACATATTGGAGAATGAGACCGTCGACGGTAAGGCCCCTCCCACCATCGTCCAGTTCGGCGGCCAGACGGCGATTAATCTCGCGGAGCCTCTTCATCGCGCCGGTATGCCCATAATCGGCTCCAGCGCCGAGGCTATAGATCAGGCCGAGAACCGCCACAACTTCGAGGACCTGATGGCGCGCCTCGGCATACCGCAGCCGCCGGGCGGCACGGCTACAACAGTCGAGGGCGCGCTGAACGTGGCCAAGGCCGTCGGCTACCCGGTGCTGGTGCGCCCGAGCTATGTCCTCGGCGGCAGGGCCATGGAGATCGTGCACAACGCCACGGAGCTTATCCATTACATGAACCGCGCCATCGAGGTCGACCCGAAGCGCCCGGTGCTCATCGACAAGTATTTCGAAGGCAAGGAATGCGAGGTCGATGCCATAGGGGACGGGGAGCGGGTGCTCATACCCGGTATCATGGAGCACATCGAGCGTGCCGGCGTGCACAGCGGCGATTCGATGGCGGTCTATCCCGGCCTGAACCTGTCGCAAGAGGAGGTAGACACAGTCGTACGATACACCACCGAGATATGCCTGGCCATCAAGGTCAGGGGCATGGTGAACATACAGTTCGTTATCATGCGCAAGGAGGACGGCACTTCGACGGTGTACGTTCTTGAGGCCAACATGCGCGCCAGCAGGACCGTGCCCTTCATCAGCAAGGTCACGGGCGTTCCCATTGTGAAGGTGGGGACCAGGGTTATGCTGGGACAGAGCCTCAAGGAGCAGGGCTACGAGGGCGGTTTATGGCCGACACAGAAGCTATTCGCGGTGAAGGCGCCGGTGTTCTCCATGTCCAAGCTCGGGGGTGTGGACGGATACCTCGGCCCTGAGATGAAATCGACGGGCGAGGTCATGGGGGTGGATTACGCGTTTCCCGCGGCGCTGGCCAAGGCGCTGATGGCCGCGGACCTGATGCTGCCGCCCGAGAAGGCGGTGCTGGTCAGCATCTCGGACGAGGACAAACCGGAGGCGCTGCCGATAATCAAAGACCTGCATAAGCTGGGCTTCAAGCTTTACGCCACGGAGGGGACGGCTGCGCTGCTCAAGGCGGTGGGTATTCCTGTGACATTCATCAGCAAGAAGCTCAGCGAGGGGTATCCCAATATCGTCGATATCATCCGCGACGGAACCTTGCGCGGCATAGTTAATACGGATTCCGGCGAGCGCGGCCCCAAGAGCGACGGGTTCGAGATAAGACGCACGGCCATAGAGAAACGCATCCCCTGTTACACATCGCTGGATACCATCCGGGCTGTGGTCAACGCGATACAGAACGGAGAGCAGACATTCTCGGTTCAGCGCATGCGCGACTACCTGAAACGCGAGGCGGTCAAATGA